Within Butyrivibrio fibrisolvens, the genomic segment TGTTTGCAATACTAATATGGTCGCTTAACTTACTTGAGTCATATTCTCAGAATTGTGATTTCAAATTAAGCCTGTTTATACATTTGTTTGGAGCATGTGTATTACTGTTTATGTGGATGATATCTAGAGTCTCCCCCAAAATAGAGGTAACATTGATTGTCTCAACGATAGTTATGATTGCTGAGTTTAATTGGGTTATTTTTAATCTTTCAAATGTATTTGATGTAAGAGTATTATGTATATTTGCAATTGTTATACAAATTATTGTTGGTATAATAGGTTTTTTTATGGGAAAAAGAGCGAAATCATTTGAGAAAGACGATCAAATTTCGAATGCGGCAATACCTATAGGCTCTTCAGCCTTTGCAGGCAGCGCTTATTTGTTGAGTAAGATTATTATGCCATACGATACAAAGAATATATTTATCATTATTAGTGTAATTATTATATCTTTGATATATGAATACATATTTATACGTACAATAGCTTTAAATGTCTAACGTGTGAGCAGTCCCATAAGTATGAATAGAGGCAATAGCAATTATTATCATCATGATGAACTTGGAAATATATTATATCTTACGGGGGCAGATGATCATATTGTTGATGTTTAAACATATGATTTCTTTGGAAGCAGAAAAGATCCATATACAGGTAAGCTAAGAATTGGATTGAATCTATTGTTTACCAGACCCAGAACTTCTTTAGACAGTACCAACGGCCCCGTAGGGTTCAAACCACTATCAGGGATGGTGGGACATGACTTTATGTAAGTGCCTGTTACCCTAAAAATCGAGACAGCTTCGATACAACCTATGAGTATAATGATCTTGGCGCAGTAACCAAGGTAGGATATGCAGATGGAAGAAGCATAGAGTTTTCATACAATGAACTAGGTAAGCTGCGTGAATTTAAAGACTGGCTTGGCATCACATCCATCGAAAGAGATGCTTTAGGTAGAGCATTGTCAGTAAACGATTACAATGACAAGACTGTTTCATATACTTATGGAAGAAATGGAGAGCGTACATCTATTACGTATCCTGACGGAAAGAAAGTAGATTACTTATACGATGATAATCTTCGATTAAGTAAACTCGTAAACGGAGAAGATGTTACAAGCTACTCTTATAATGAGTATGGTAGATTGATAGAAAAGCTTCTTCCTAATAATAACAGAGAAGTAATGGATTACCTTCCGGGCGGACATCTGAAGAGCCTTGAGATGTTTGATAATGCAGGCCTATTGGATAAATATATCTATAGTTACGATGGACAAGGGAACAGAACACAGATTGAAAGATCAAGAAGAGAATTAGATGACATATCAGGAATGTACTCATATGAATACGATCTTGTAAATAGGCTTACGCAGGTAAATCTTAATGGTAATCCATTAAGAAACTATAGCTATGATGCTTATGGAAACAGAAGGACACTTGTAGAAAACGGCGTTACGACTAAGTATAATTATGATGCTCTGGACAGACTTCTTGAATCAGTTAGCGATACAGAAAGGAAAGTCTATAATTACGATAATCGCGGTAACCAGACAAGTATTATTGAGAATGGCACAATAACAAAGACATTCACTTTTGATGCAGCTAATATGCTTGCAAAGGTAACAGACGAAGTTAAAGGAGAAGCAACATATAGCTACAACGGCTTTGGAAAGCGAGTAGCTGTAACCCGTCCTGAAGAAAAGATTGAATACCTTCTAGACCTCACCAAAGACTACCATAATATGCTTGAGCGTAGTGTAAATGGTGAGAGAGAAAGCTATGTATATGATAATAACGTTGTGTCAATGTCTAAAGCCAGTGATGACTATTTCTATATGCTGGACGAACTGGGTACAGGCATGTATCTGACAGGAACAGATGGAACAGTGTCGGACACATATGCTTACGATGAATTTGGAAGGAATCTGGATCCTTGCACAGGAAAAGAAAAACCTCAGTACCAAAAACAGGGAAATATCCTTCAGCCACTTGCATTCACCGGGTATCAGACCGACGAGATGACAGAAAGTTACTTTGCTCAGGCAAGATTCTATAATGCAGGAAATGGACGCTTTGTAAGTGAGGATAAGGTTAGAGGTCATAAGATTCGTCCAGACAGTATAAATCATTATTTATATTGTTATAATATGCCTATCAAACTTGTTGACTTAAATGGTAGAGAACCTATTGATGATGAGTTTGTTGATTATAAAGAACATGTCGAAGAAACGTCAAATGCCATAGAGACAGTAGATAATTCCATAGATAGTTTTATGGATAAACTAGATGAAAAAGATCATCCTATTATTATAATAGGCGGATCGGGATCCGCAGGATCAGGAGGAGTTGGTAGTTATGGTGCTCAGCTTGTGATAGATACTACTAAAATATTTACAGATCCGCTTTATTGCTTTGGTGTTCAATTAGCAGGTGGACTTGGCGTTCAAATGGGTTCGTCTGCAAAAGGGTCACTTTATGCTGGGATGATGTGGGCGGATGATATAACTTGTGCTCAGGGCTATGGAACAGAAGTAGGAGTTAGCGGAGGTGAAGTTATAGTATATGGTGCAGGTATGTGGGCCTCTGGTGATGCTGATCCAACGGGTGAAAAAAATAAATTTGGAGGATATTTGTCATTGGGGGTAGGAGTTGAAGGACAAGTTGCAGAGTTACACGTTACTGAAACATATGGATCGCCTTTGTTTTATCCATTTCAAGCATTATATGATGGTGCAAAATATGTGATTGAAAATTCATATAAAGAAGTAAACAATGAATTATCATTGCCTAAGGCAAAACTAAAAGGTCTTCAAAATGTTGCTGCTACTGTTTTGAAAGCAAAAGAAAAATCTAGGTTGATAACCAATAATATAAATGGAGAGTGCGAAGATTAACCTTTGAAGTACTAATATCTAATCCAGTGATTTATACTATGACATGTTGGAAAAGTCTTTACATATATTTTATATTTTTAAATCACCAGTTATTTAGGAGCATAAATGATTATATTTTATTTATTGATTATTATATTTATCATTAGACATATCGTTATTGAAATAAATAATCAAAAGCTTAGAAATCCCAAGAATGAGAATGAGGATATAAAAACGATTGATGGAATTACATATTTAATTAAGGATAATAGTTCCTATGTCATGTACAAACTAGATTCAGCTTTTACTAGTAAGTATTTAAAATCTTGGACTTTTACTAAAAAATCCAATACTGAAGGGGAATTAGTTTTTGGCGCTCTTAATATTGCTACTAATGGGAGTGGTAACAAAGATTATGGTCATACTTACAATGTTAAAATTGAATCATTTGGTGATAATACTCTTTTACATATGACATATATAGGAAAAACCGGAATAGGTACTATGGGGCCATCTAAACTACTTACTCAGGCATATCATTTTTTTATGTTAGAGCAATTTGATGTGCTTGAGA encodes:
- a CDS encoding RHS repeat-associated core domain-containing protein, producing MSVNDYNDKTVSYTYGRNGERTSITYPDGKKVDYLYDDNLRLSKLVNGEDVTSYSYNEYGRLIEKLLPNNNREVMDYLPGGHLKSLEMFDNAGLLDKYIYSYDGQGNRTQIERSRRELDDISGMYSYEYDLVNRLTQVNLNGNPLRNYSYDAYGNRRTLVENGVTTKYNYDALDRLLESVSDTERKVYNYDNRGNQTSIIENGTITKTFTFDAANMLAKVTDEVKGEATYSYNGFGKRVAVTRPEEKIEYLLDLTKDYHNMLERSVNGERESYVYDNNVVSMSKASDDYFYMLDELGTGMYLTGTDGTVSDTYAYDEFGRNLDPCTGKEKPQYQKQGNILQPLAFTGYQTDEMTESYFAQARFYNAGNGRFVSEDKVRGHKIRPDSINHYLYCYNMPIKLVDLNGREPIDDEFVDYKEHVEETSNAIETVDNSIDSFMDKLDEKDHPIIIIGGSGSAGSGGVGSYGAQLVIDTTKIFTDPLYCFGVQLAGGLGVQMGSSAKGSLYAGMMWADDITCAQGYGTEVGVSGGEVIVYGAGMWASGDADPTGEKNKFGGYLSLGVGVEGQVAELHVTETYGSPLFYPFQALYDGAKYVIENSYKEVNNELSLPKAKLKGLQNVAATVLKAKEKSRLITNNINGECED